The Neisseria macacae ATCC 33926 genome contains the following window.
CATGACCGATGCCGTACAAAGTCTGGTACAAAGCAAAGCGGCGCTTGACCGCGAAATCGCCATTACTGCGCCTATGGTTGCACAAGGTGTTATGTCCGAAGTCGAACTCCTCAAAATGCGCCGCGAATCCAGCGATCTGACCCTGCAAATTGCCGAACGCCGCAACCGTTACAGGACAGATGCCAACAACGAACTCGTGCAATCCGAATCCGAGCTGGCGCAATCCAAAGAAAACATGGCAATGCGCGCCGACCCGGTTGACCGCTCCCAAATCCGCTCCCCCATGCGCGGCATCGTCAAAAACATCAAAATCAATACCATCGGCGGCGTAGTCAACCCGGGCGAAGAAATCATGCAAATCGTTCCCGTTGATGACAAACTCCTTGTCGAAGCCTATATCCGTCCGCAAGACATCGCCTTCGTCCGCGCAGGACAGCCCGCACTGGTCAAAGTCAGCGCATATGACTACTCCATCTACGGCGGATTGGAAGGCAAAGTTACCCTTGTCGGCGCAGATACCGTCAGCAACTCCATGCAAAGCCGTGCCAACGATCTGAAGCTCGACCCCAACCAAGTTTACTACCGAGTCATCGTCCAAACTGAGAACAACGCCCTGAAAGACAAAAATGGTAAAGACATGCCGATTATTCCGGGCATGGTTGCCACAGTGGACATTAAAACCGGAGAAAAAACCATCTTCCAATACCTGATCAAACCGATTACCCGTATGAAACAGGCATTGAGCGAGCGTTAATTTTCCGAATCAAACTTGCGTAACAGTCAAAAGGTCGTCTGAAAAACCGGGCTGCGTCCAAATCTTGGACGTTCATAAAACCCTATTTAGGCGTTCTATATAAGCTGGGTTCTGTATACGACAGGGCCCAGCTTTTTTCACTTTCAAACTGTAACGCTCCCAGATGCAGTAATCCATACAATTATATTCGTCCACCGTCAATTCTCCTGAACGGTAGGAGCATTTCGTTTAATACCGCAAAGAAGCCCTCCATCTGCGTTGCCTTATGCGACTGTATAAATAATGGGATGTGGTTTGTTATTTGAAGCGTAACTTTGGTCATAAAAACTGCACCCGTATGTTTGGATGGAATATCCAACTTTTGGGTGCAGTTTGGTTTTTTCAGACGACCTTTATCCGTTTTAGCGACGGAATTTGCTGTGGTCGAAATCATCAAATGCTTCATAAGCCGCTTGGCATTGGATGCGTTGTTCTTTATAGGGCAGTTGGCGGAAGGCTTTCCGGGCTTTGACGTTTTCTTTCAGCTCGGCTTTGTTGCTTTTGGATTTGTACCATGCAGCGCGACGGTCAAGATATTTTTTGCAGGCAGGATGCAGCTTGCTTTGTTTGGCTTTGGTTTGAGTGTGGTGGGGCTTATGGTGTTTGTGGACGGCTGCATCGGCAGGTTGGGTTGCAAAACCCAGTATCAGTGCTGCAGACAGGGCGGGAATAAGGCTTTTTCTCAGTAACATGGCGGACTCCTGTTTATTTAAAGGGTGCATTTCATTATATTCATGGCTTTTGTAAAAAGGAAATTTGGCAGGATGGGTCGTCTGAAAAAGCAAGCGGGGTATTTAAAGCATTTTGACGAAACCCATCTTCCATTACATATTATCAAACAGAGAAAATAATAAACTACATGAATTATCACGTTTCAGACGACCTTATGTTGCGTATGTCATCCATTGTCATGCTGTTTATTTTCAAAATTTAACACAAATCCGAATTTGCCTTATTTCATAAGCGCATAGCCGAATGAGGGTTTTGATGCAAAAAAACACATCTTTGCGGTAAGGCTTGAATCATAGGGAAAGAGGTCGTCTGAAAGAAAATTGGGAAAAGCCCGATTTCAAAACAGCGGCCTTGTCAAGACTGGATAAGCGACGAAAAATACACTATATTGTGCCACTCGATATTAATACATACTGTATCTTGTGTTTCAGGATGGAGAAAGCTCACGATGAATGCACCGACTGATTTGAAAGTAACCAAGCGCGACGGACGTTTGGAAAATCTCGACTTAGACAAAATCCACCGCGTCGTTACTTGGGCGGCGGAAGGCTTGAAAAACGTCTCCGTATCGCAGGTCGAGCTCAAATCACACATCCAGTTTTACAACGGCATCCGTACCGACGACATCCACGAAACCATCATCAAGGCGGCTGCCGACCTGATTTCGCAGGATACGCCCGATTATCAATATCTCGCCGCGCGTCTGGCGATTTTCCACCTGCGCAAAATTGCTTACGGCGAGTTCGAACCGCCGCATCTCTTTGACCATGTTAAAAAACTCACTGATGCGGGCAAATACGACCGCCACATCATCGAAGATTACAGCCGCGAAGAGTTTGACGAGCTGAACGCTTATATCGACCACAGCCGCGACATGACCTTCTCGTATGCCGCCGTGAAGCAACTCGAAGGCAAATATCTGGTGCAGAATCGCGTGACCCGCCAGATTTATGAAACGCCGCAGTTTTTATACATTTTGGTGGCGATGTGCCTCTTCAGTAAATATCCGAAAGAGACGCGTTTGGATTACGTCAAACGTTTTTACGATGCCGTTTCCACATTTAAAGTATCGCTACCAACCCCGATTATGAGCGGCGTGCGTACGCCTACGCGCCAGTTCTCAAGCTGCGTATTGATTGAATGCGACGACAGTCTGGATTCCATCAATGCTACCACCAGCGCGATTGTGAAATACGTTTCCCAACGTGCGGGTATCGGCATCAACGCCGGACGCATCCGTGGATTGGGTAGCGAAATCCGCGGCGGTGAAGCGCAACACACCGGCTGCATTCCGTTTTTCAAAATGTTCCAAGCGGCGGTTAAATCCTGCTCGCAAGGCGGCGTGCGGGGCGGCGCGGCAACTTTGTTCTACCCCTTGTGGCACATCGAAGCCGAAAGCCTGTTGGTGTTGAAAAACAATCGCGGCGTGGAAGACAACCGCATCCGCCAGCTTGATTACGGCGTGCAAATCAACCGCCTGCTGTACACCCGCCTAATTAAAGGCGGCAACATCACGCTGTTTTCACCCAACGAAGTCCCCGGCCTGTACGACGCGTTCTTTGCCGACCAAGACGAATTCGAGCGTCTCTACACAAAATACGAGCAAGACCCGAACATCCGCAAACGCACCTTGTCGGCTACCGATTTGTTCTCCACGCTGATGCAGGAACGCGCCGGAACGGGACGCATCTACATCCAAAACGTTGACCACTGCAACACGCACAGCCCGTTTGACCCGCGCGTCGCGCCCGTGCACCAGTCCAACCTGTGCATGGAAATCGCCCTGCCGACCAAACCGCTGGACAACATCAATGACCCGAACGGCGAAATTGCCCTGTGTACCCTGTCTGCCTTCAACTTGGGCGCATTAAACAGCTTAGACGAGCTGGAAGGGCTTGCTGATTTGACCGTGCGCGCTCTCGATGCCTTGCTGGATTATCAAGACTATCCGGTCGAAGCCGCCCGCACCGCGACCATGAACCGCCGCACGCTCGGCATCGGTGTCATCAACTACGCTTACTATCTGGCGAAAAACGGCGTCCGTTACAGCGACGATTCCGCACTCGGCCTGACCCACCGCACCTTTGAAGCCATGCAGTATTACCTGCTCAAAGCATCGGTAAACCTTGCCAAAGAATACGGCGCATGCCCGCTGTTCAACCAAACCGTTTATTCGCAAGGCAAACTGCCCATCGACACCTACAAAAAAGACTTGGATGCCGTATGCAGCGAACCGCTGTTGTGCGACTGGGAAAGTCTGCGCGCCGACATCGTCAAATATGGCCTGCGCAACTCCACCCTGACCGCACTCATGCCGTCTGAAACCAGCTCGCAAATCGCCAACGCCACCAACGGCATCGAGCCGCCGCGCGGATTGGTAACGGTCAAAGCATCGAAAGACGGCATCCTGAAACAAGTCGTGCCGGAATTTGAAACCTTGAAAGACGCCTACGAAACCCTGTGGCAGCTTCCGGGCAACGAAGGCTATCTGAAACTTGTCGGCGTGATGCAAAAATTCGTCGATCAGGCGATTTCTGCCAATACCGCCTACGACCCGGGCAAATTCGAAGGCAACAAAGTTTCCATGAAACAAATGCTTAAAGACTTGCTGACCGCCTACAAATACGGCGTCAAAACCCTGTACTACCACAACACCCGCGACGGCGCGGACGATACGCAGACCGATATTCAGGATGACGGCTGCGCGGGCGGGGCTTGTAAGATTTGATAAGGGCTTTGGTGAAGTAATTGAAAGCCTTTCCTAAATTTGATTATCAAGGTATTGAATATGATCTAACGCATTTAACTGCGTTTTCTTGTGACTATATTCAACCTGCTAAAAGTGATGGTACGGCGGAAAAACGATACCGCTGTATTATCGAGTTTAGTACACATTGTTTTACAAGAGGTGAAAATAAACGTAAGGGAGAAAAGTTATCAGATATTGAATCTGCATTGCATTATGTAACGGCTAAAGAAACACGAATTTTTTGTTTCGAACGTTATCAGGTTTCAAAAATGTTGCCGCAAATTATGCGTGAAATTAGTAGAAACAAATGTTATTTCACTTCGGCTGATGATAAGTTTCTGACCATATCAGTAACGGATAAAAACGGTAAAAAAGTAGATTATGAAATTTACTTTTCACTTCAAAGAGCCAAATCTCCAAAACATGATGTACATATTTACATTAATAGTGCATATATACGGGATGGGGATTACAAAGAAAATCACGGAACAAAAGTAAGGAGAAAACCGGTCGGTTTCTTTGTGTTATTACATAATACATTGGTCAATAAGAGAATCAAACGCCCAAAGTAAAACAACCCTCACTTAAAAGCAAGGGTTGTCAGTACAGGCTTCGCTTTATAACTGCTCTTGGGCTAGTAGCCTAAAAAGGCCGGACAAACGCTGAAATGGTTTCATGCCTGCTCATGCGTTTTGTTGAGGCAAATTGTACCACGATTGCAATAAGGCTCAAAATAAAAATTTTCAGACGACCTATCTGCTTCGCATAGCCTAGAAGTCGCCTATCCTACTTTTAGATTTAAATCAACCTGAGAAAACAGCCATGTCCTGCGAACACCTAGTCATGTCATACAGCACCTTTTCCAAAACCAAAAACGACGCGCTGAAAGAGCCGATGTTTTTTGGTCAGCCTGTTAATGTTGCCCGTTATGACCAGCAGAAATACGAAGTATTTGAAAAACTGATTGAAAAACAACTGTCTTTCTTCTGGCGGCCGGAAGAAATCGACGTGTCGCGCGACCGTATCGACTACGCCAACCTGCCCGAACACGAAAAACACATTTTCATCAGCAATCTGAAATACCAAACCTTGCTTGACTCCATCCAAGGCCGTAGCCCGAATGTTGCCTTACTACCTTTGGTGTCGATTCCCGAGTTGGAAACTTGGATTGAAACGTGGAGCTTCAGCGAAACCATCCACTCGCGCAGCTATACCCACATTATCCGCAATATCGTGAATGATCCCTCGGTCGTGTTCGACGACATCGTGCAGAACGAATACATCATCGCCCGCGCCGAAGACATCGCCTGCTATTACGATGATTTAATCGAATATACTCAGTATTACAACCTGTTGGGCGAAGGAACGCACAATGTCGGCGGCAAGCTCGTTACCGTGTCTTTGCGCGAGTTGAAGAAAAAGCTCTATCTCTGCCTGATGTGCGTCAACGTGTTGGAAGCCATCCGTTTCTACGTCTCATTTGCCTGCTCGTTCGCCTTTGCCGAGCGCGAGTTGATGGAAGGCAACGCCAAAATCATCAAGCTGATTGCCCGTGACGAAGCCCTGCACCTGACCAGTACACAGCATATGCTCAACCTGATGCGCGCCGGTTCAGACGACCCTGAAATGGCGGAAATCGCCGTCGAATTGCAGGACGAATGTTTCAAACTCTTCAAAAAAGCGGCGGAGCAGGAAAAAGAATGGGCGGCCTATCTGTTTAAAGACGGTTCGATGATTGGTCTGAATAAGGAAATTTTGGCGCAATATGTCGAATACATCACCAACCTGCGTATGCAGGCGGTCGGTCTGCCCGCCGGATTCGAAGGTGCCACCCAAAACCCGATTCCGTGGATTAACGCGTGGCTGTCGTCCGACAACGTGCAGGTCGCGCCGCAGGAAGTGGAAATTTCTTCTTACTTAATCGGTCAGATCGATTCGGAAGTCAGCGCGGACGATTTGGGCGATTTCGAACTGTAATCAAACTCGGCGGTTTTCCGCATTTCCATCATCAGAGGTCGTCTGAACAGGTGTAGAAACGAAATCAAAGATTTCGGTTACGCCGTGCAGACGGCCTTTCCCGCTTAAACAGATAACAATGGCACTCATCAGCACACACGACAAAACCTTCGAACTCCAAGAGGGCGAAACCTTATTGGAGGGCTTGGAGCGCACCGGCCACGAGGTCGAATACCAGTGCCGCAGCGGCTATTGCGGTTCCTGCCGCGTCAAAATATTGGACGGCAGGGTGTCCTACGACGATTTCCCGCTGGCGTTTGTTGCGCCCGGCGAGATTCTGCCGTGTTGCTGTCGGGTAAATGAGGACATTAAGGTCGATTGCCGCGGGCGGGTGAGCGAACCGGATTTGTTCGATGTCGGCTTGTTTGATGAGCGGGATTGAGTCGATTGAAACCCAGTTGTATTATTTTCAGTTCTTAGCTTTAATAATAGGCTCTTCAAATTTAGGTGTAATCGTATGAATGTCGCTAAGGGTTTATTGGTTTCAGTTTTATGTTTGAGCTCGGGTTTGCTTGCTGCTCAAAGTCATCATTCCCAATGGAAAAAAGTTTATGAAAGGGATTTGACGGATTTTGAATTGAGTCTGGAGGGAAGCGGGTTGATATTGTTTGCCCAACCGCAAGGACGTTGCAGGATGGATGTTGATTTTTATGGGGAAACGGGACTGGCTAAATACCGGTATGAATTTACCCGAGACCGTTTGACGGCAGGTTCGCATCAGGAATACCGCTATACCGCTGCATCCTTGTCGGAAGTAACCAAAGATAAAATAAAATTGGTGCGGAATGAGAAGCTGAATCCTGCTTCAGGCGCGGTAAAGAAAGAATTTCGGGATATTTATCAATACGTTCCTAATAAGGTTTTAAAAAAATATTGTTTTTGATATGGCATGGCAAATAAAGCAAGAGGTCGTCTGAAAACTTTTCAGACGACCTCTTGCTTTATTTACCCTATCGTTTAATGCAGATGCTCGTAAATGGTTTCCGCCAATGCCTTGCTGATGCCTTCGACTTGTTCCAAATCTTCTTTGCTGGCGGCAACGACGCCGCGCAGGCCACCGAAGCGGGTGAGCAGGGCCTGGCGGCGTTTGCTGCCTACGCCGGGAATGTCGCTGAGGGAAGAGGTAACGCGGGCTTTGTCGCGTTTTTTGCGGTGGCCGGTGATGGCGAAGCGGTGTGATTCGTCGCGCACGGTTTGCAGGAGGTGCAGGGCGGGGCTGTTGGGCGGCAGGCGGAAGGTTTCGCCGGTGAACGGGAGGATGAGTTCTTCCATGCCGGCTTTGCGTTCGGGGCCTTTGGCGATGCCGACCAAGGGGATGTGCAGCCCGAGTTCTTCCCATACGGATACGGCGACGCCGATTTGTCCTTTGCCGCCGTCAATCAATACGACATCGGGCCATTTGACGGCCTCGCCGTTGGCTTCGGCTTCCTGCATTTTGCCGTAGCGGCGGGTGAGGACTTCGCGTATGGCGGCGTAGTCGTCGCCGGGTTTGGCGGTGGTGATGTTGTAGCGGCGGTAT
Protein-coding sequences here:
- a CDS encoding HlyD family type I secretion periplasmic adaptor subunit — its product is MSENNVKSKDLHLINDLNAALQKEKHSGQFWVIILFFLLLVVFVVWAYNSTVEEVTRGNGNVIPSSREQVIQSLDAGVITQMMVKEGDLVEKDQILLKLDDTRSLAVLRESEAKVQNLEATIARLKAEAYGGKLTFPNSVSPELRRRETAAYNARRQAMTDAVQSLVQSKAALDREIAITAPMVAQGVMSEVELLKMRRESSDLTLQIAERRNRYRTDANNELVQSESELAQSKENMAMRADPVDRSQIRSPMRGIVKNIKINTIGGVVNPGEEIMQIVPVDDKLLVEAYIRPQDIAFVRAGQPALVKVSAYDYSIYGGLEGKVTLVGADTVSNSMQSRANDLKLDPNQVYYRVIVQTENNALKDKNGKDMPIIPGMVATVDIKTGEKTIFQYLIKPITRMKQALSER
- the nrdA gene encoding class 1a ribonucleoside-diphosphate reductase subunit alpha; translated protein: MNAPTDLKVTKRDGRLENLDLDKIHRVVTWAAEGLKNVSVSQVELKSHIQFYNGIRTDDIHETIIKAAADLISQDTPDYQYLAARLAIFHLRKIAYGEFEPPHLFDHVKKLTDAGKYDRHIIEDYSREEFDELNAYIDHSRDMTFSYAAVKQLEGKYLVQNRVTRQIYETPQFLYILVAMCLFSKYPKETRLDYVKRFYDAVSTFKVSLPTPIMSGVRTPTRQFSSCVLIECDDSLDSINATTSAIVKYVSQRAGIGINAGRIRGLGSEIRGGEAQHTGCIPFFKMFQAAVKSCSQGGVRGGAATLFYPLWHIEAESLLVLKNNRGVEDNRIRQLDYGVQINRLLYTRLIKGGNITLFSPNEVPGLYDAFFADQDEFERLYTKYEQDPNIRKRTLSATDLFSTLMQERAGTGRIYIQNVDHCNTHSPFDPRVAPVHQSNLCMEIALPTKPLDNINDPNGEIALCTLSAFNLGALNSLDELEGLADLTVRALDALLDYQDYPVEAARTATMNRRTLGIGVINYAYYLAKNGVRYSDDSALGLTHRTFEAMQYYLLKASVNLAKEYGACPLFNQTVYSQGKLPIDTYKKDLDAVCSEPLLCDWESLRADIVKYGLRNSTLTALMPSETSSQIANATNGIEPPRGLVTVKASKDGILKQVVPEFETLKDAYETLWQLPGNEGYLKLVGVMQKFVDQAISANTAYDPGKFEGNKVSMKQMLKDLLTAYKYGVKTLYYHNTRDGADDTQTDIQDDGCAGGACKI
- the nrdB gene encoding class Ia ribonucleoside-diphosphate reductase subunit beta; this translates as MSYSTFSKTKNDALKEPMFFGQPVNVARYDQQKYEVFEKLIEKQLSFFWRPEEIDVSRDRIDYANLPEHEKHIFISNLKYQTLLDSIQGRSPNVALLPLVSIPELETWIETWSFSETIHSRSYTHIIRNIVNDPSVVFDDIVQNEYIIARAEDIACYYDDLIEYTQYYNLLGEGTHNVGGKLVTVSLRELKKKLYLCLMCVNVLEAIRFYVSFACSFAFAERELMEGNAKIIKLIARDEALHLTSTQHMLNLMRAGSDDPEMAEIAVELQDECFKLFKKAAEQEKEWAAYLFKDGSMIGLNKEILAQYVEYITNLRMQAVGLPAGFEGATQNPIPWINAWLSSDNVQVAPQEVEISSYLIGQIDSEVSADDLGDFEL
- the yfaE gene encoding class I ribonucleotide reductase maintenance protein YfaE, whose product is MALISTHDKTFELQEGETLLEGLERTGHEVEYQCRSGYCGSCRVKILDGRVSYDDFPLAFVAPGEILPCCCRVNEDIKVDCRGRVSEPDLFDVGLFDERD